The sequence CTGCGTCGGCGTCGACAACGGCACCAACGCGATCAAGCTGGCCCTCCAGTCGCTGGGCGTCGGCCCGGGGGACGAGGTCGTCACCGTGTCCAACACCGCGGCCCCCACGGTGGTCGCGATCGACTCGGTGGGCGCCACCCCGGTGTTCGTCGACATCGACCCGGACAGCTACCTCATGAACACCGACCAGGTGGCCGCCGTCCTCACGCCCAGGACCCGGTGCCTGCTCCCCGTCCACCTCTACGGGCAGTGCGTGGACCTCGCGCCACTGGAGCGACTGGCCGCCGAACACGGCCTGTCCCTCGTCGAGGACTGCGCCCAGGCCCACGGCGCCCGCCGCGACGGACGACTGGCCGGCACCACCGGGGACGCCGCCGCGTTCTCCTTCTATCCGACGAAGGTCCTCGGCGCCTACGGCGACGGCGGCGCCGTACTGACCTCCCGCGACGACGCCCACCGGGCCCTGCGCCGGCTGCGCTACTACGGCATGGAGGAGCGGTACTACGTCGTCGGCACCCCGGGCCACAACTCCCGGCTCGACGAGGTGCAGGCCGAGATCCTGCGGCGCAAGCTGCGCCGCCTCGACACCTACGTCCAGGGGCGCCGGGCCGTCGCCCGCCGTTACGAGGAGGGGCTCGGCGACACCGATCTGGTGCTGCCGCACACCGTCCCCGGCAACGAGCACGTCTACTACGTCTACACGGTGCGCCACCCCCGGCGCGACGACATCATCAAGGCCCTGAAGACGTACGACATCGAGCTCAACATCAGCTATCCCTGGCCGGTGCACACGATGTCCGGGTTCGCCCACCTCGGCCACCCCGCGGGCTCGCTGCCCGTGACCGAGGAACTGGCGGGCCAGATCTTCTCGTTGCCCATGTATCCGGCCCTCGCGCCGGACATCCAGGACAAGGTGATCAGCGCGGTGCGTGACGTGCTGGACAGCCTCTGAACCCGTGCGGCGGGCCCGCCCCGGCCCGCCCCGCGCACACCGAAGGCCCGGCGGAGGGATCCCGCCGGGCCTTCGGTGTGCGGAAGGGGTCAGCCGGTGGAGCCGGCCGCCTCCAGGGCACGCCAGCACGCCACCAGGCTCCGCGCCTGCACGTTGAGGTAGTGGCTGTGCCGGAGCAACTGCGTCAGCTGGTCCATGGTCAGCCAGCGGTAGTCGGGGTGGCCGGGATCCTCGGGGACGTCGCTGTCCACGATCAGATAGCGGTTGCGGGCATGGAAGAAACGGCCGCCCTCCTCGGAGAGCACGGCCTCGTAGCGGATACGGTCCGGCCCGGCGGCCAGTACCTCGTCGAGGTGGCGGGGCCGGGCGGCGGGCGGCAGCCAGCTGTAACTGTCCGGCACGCACTGCACGGTCGGCGCCAGTTCCACCACGTCCGCGTAGCCCGGCTCGGTGCGGGCGTGCAGCAGGACGTGCGGCACCCCGCCGATCTCCCGGGTCAGGAAGGCGATGACGCCCGTGCCGCGCGGCTCGATCATCGGCTGGCGCCAGGTGCCGACCTCGCGCCCCGCGGCCGTCACGGAGACCCCGATGACGTCGAAGAAGCCGCCGCTCTCGTGCGAGTAGCCCATCTCGCCGTGCCGCCACTCGTCGAGCGCGTTGAGGGCGATCCGCTCGGTGTGCACCGAGGCCAGCGAACGGGCGCCGGCGATCCAGCTCAGCACGTCGGTCGTCCGGTGCAGCGCGCCGTCCGCCGGGGAGGCGTGCGGCAGACAGGCCAGTACGGTTCGCGCGTCCATGTTGATGATGTCGTCGCGCGACAGCAGCCGGTACAACTGCCCCAGCGTGAACCAGCGGAAGCCCTCCAGGACCTCCACCTCGGTGGTCGTCTCCACCACCATGTTGCGGTTGCGCTTGCGGTAGAACCAGGCACCCTGCTCCGACTGCCGGACGTCCGCGAGCACCCGGTGCCGTGAGGTGTCCCGGAAGTAGTCCACGTACGGCACGGGCTTGCCCTTGTGGACGCCGGTGTAGTTGCTGCGGGTCGCCTGGACGGTGGGGGAGAGCTGCAGTCCGCCCGGGTTGCCCGGTTCGGCCTTGGCCTGCATCAGGAAGTGCGGAACCCCGTCGAACTCCTTGATCAGGATGCCGAGGATGCCGACCTCGGGCTGGTCGATGATGGGCTGGTCCCACCAGGGCACCGCGTTGGCGGGGTCGTGCACCCGCAGACCGTGGACCGTGAAGAACTTGCCGCTGCGGTGCCGCAGATCACCGGTGACCGGTGTCTGGTACCACTGGTCGAGGGCCGCCAGCGGGATGCGCTCGGCCGTCGTGTAGATCTGCTCCCCGTACTCGGCGAACCAGTCGTCGAATCCGGCGAGATCGGTCAGCGGGCTCTCCACGGCCGCGGCCGACCGGGCGATACGGGCCGTCACATCGGCCATCTGAACTCCTCGTCTTGGGTGGGGCACACGCGGCTCGTCGGGCGTGGTGGCTCAGTCGGCGGGCGTCTCCCACGTCGCCCGCATCGCCTCGGCCAGCGGGATCCGCGGCTTCCAGCCGAGCAGTTCGCCGGCCAGCCGGATGTCGGCCAGGGTCCAGCCGCCGCCCTTGCTGGCGATGGGCCCGTCCTCGACCCGCAGCGCCTCGGGCGGCAGCCCCGAGGCGGCGACCAGCAGGTCCACCAGCTCACGCATGGCGGTGGCCTCCCCGCGACCGATGTTGACGACCCGTCCGGTGGCCGGCGAGGTCACGGCGAGGACCACGGCCTCGGCGAGGTCGCGCACGTCGATGAAGTCCCGCCGCGCGTCCGCGACCCGCAGCGTCACCGGGTCGCTCGCGTCCGCGGCCCGCAGCCGGTCGACGACCGCCCCGAGGAAGCTGGCCCGGGTGGTGCGGGGGCCGCACACGTTCACCGCGCGCAGCACCAGCCCGTCCACCCGGCCGGCCCGGGTGGCGTCCAGCACCAGTTCGGAGCCGGCCAGCTTGGTGCGCGCGTACATCGTGGCCGGCCGGGGATCGAGGTCCTCGCCGATGGCGAGCGGCTCGGACACCGGACCGTACTCGTGGATGGAGCCGACATGGATCAGCCGCGGCCGCTCCTCCATCAGCGTCACGGCCTTCACCAGCCGCTCGACCAGGGTGATGTGGGCGTACCGCATCTCCTCCTCGGTCGTGCCCCAGCCGCCCGTCACGTTGACCACGGTCCGCACCCGGTGCCGGGTGAACAGCCGCGCCAGCTCGGCGGGCGGGACCGCCGCCACGTCCAGGCCGGCGAAGACGTGCCCCGTCACCGCGGGTCCGCCGCGCCGGGCGACGGCGAGCACCTCGTGCCCCTCGCGCGCCAGCGCGGCGCTCACACAGCGGCCGACACAGCCGGTGGCCCCGAGCACCGCGACCCGGGACCCCGCGGCCGGCGGCCGGCCGGCGCTCAGGGCCGCCACAGTGCGGCCTCGATCCGACGGCACTTGTCGTACTCCGGCAGCCCGCCCTCCGCCCGCACCTGGGCGAGCAGGGGCGCGGCCGTGTCCCGCGCGGACAGCAGGGGCTCCACGTCCGTCGGGATCGGCAGGCCGAGCGCCGGGTCGAGCGGCGACAGGGACAGCTCGTGCTGGGCCTCGTAACTCCCGGAGAGCATGTACGACATCACCGTGTCGTCCTCCAGGGCGATGAAGGCGTGTCCGACGCCGACCGGGAAGTACATGGCGCTGAAGGTCTCCTGGTCGAGCACGGAGGAGTCCCAGCGGCCGAAGGTGGGCGAGCCGACGCGGATGTCCACCACGATGTCGATGGCACGGCCGCGGGCGCAGTACACGTACTTGGCGACGCCCGGCGGGGTGACCGTGTAGTGGATGCCCCGGACGGTGCCGCGCTTGGACTTGCTGTGGTTGGACTGCGCGACGGGGAAGAGGGGATGT is a genomic window of Streptomyces sp. NBC_00414 containing:
- a CDS encoding DegT/DnrJ/EryC1/StrS family aminotransferase — protein: MTTLVWDYRQEYENERADILDAVETVFSSGQLVLGDSVRGFEQEFAGYHGAGHCVGVDNGTNAIKLALQSLGVGPGDEVVTVSNTAAPTVVAIDSVGATPVFVDIDPDSYLMNTDQVAAVLTPRTRCLLPVHLYGQCVDLAPLERLAAEHGLSLVEDCAQAHGARRDGRLAGTTGDAAAFSFYPTKVLGAYGDGGAVLTSRDDAHRALRRLRYYGMEERYYVVGTPGHNSRLDEVQAEILRRKLRRLDTYVQGRRAVARRYEEGLGDTDLVLPHTVPGNEHVYYVYTVRHPRRDDIIKALKTYDIELNISYPWPVHTMSGFAHLGHPAGSLPVTEELAGQIFSLPMYPALAPDIQDKVISAVRDVLDSL
- a CDS encoding NDP-hexose 2,3-dehydratase family protein → MADVTARIARSAAAVESPLTDLAGFDDWFAEYGEQIYTTAERIPLAALDQWYQTPVTGDLRHRSGKFFTVHGLRVHDPANAVPWWDQPIIDQPEVGILGILIKEFDGVPHFLMQAKAEPGNPGGLQLSPTVQATRSNYTGVHKGKPVPYVDYFRDTSRHRVLADVRQSEQGAWFYRKRNRNMVVETTTEVEVLEGFRWFTLGQLYRLLSRDDIINMDARTVLACLPHASPADGALHRTTDVLSWIAGARSLASVHTERIALNALDEWRHGEMGYSHESGGFFDVIGVSVTAAGREVGTWRQPMIEPRGTGVIAFLTREIGGVPHVLLHARTEPGYADVVELAPTVQCVPDSYSWLPPAARPRHLDEVLAAGPDRIRYEAVLSEEGGRFFHARNRYLIVDSDVPEDPGHPDYRWLTMDQLTQLLRHSHYLNVQARSLVACWRALEAAGSTG
- a CDS encoding NAD-dependent epimerase/dehydratase family protein: MAALSAGRPPAAGSRVAVLGATGCVGRCVSAALAREGHEVLAVARRGGPAVTGHVFAGLDVAAVPPAELARLFTRHRVRTVVNVTGGWGTTEEEMRYAHITLVERLVKAVTLMEERPRLIHVGSIHEYGPVSEPLAIGEDLDPRPATMYARTKLAGSELVLDATRAGRVDGLVLRAVNVCGPRTTRASFLGAVVDRLRAADASDPVTLRVADARRDFIDVRDLAEAVVLAVTSPATGRVVNIGRGEATAMRELVDLLVAASGLPPEALRVEDGPIASKGGGWTLADIRLAGELLGWKPRIPLAEAMRATWETPAD
- a CDS encoding dTDP-4-dehydrorhamnose 3,5-epimerase family protein; this translates as MTTAVRFRELAVSGAYAFNPPVFEDDRGLFTSPYQEPAFVEALGHPLFPVAQSNHSKSKRGTVRGIHYTVTPPGVAKYVYCARGRAIDIVVDIRVGSPTFGRWDSSVLDQETFSAMYFPVGVGHAFIALEDDTVMSYMLSGSYEAQHELSLSPLDPALGLPIPTDVEPLLSARDTAAPLLAQVRAEGGLPEYDKCRRIEAALWRP